CGTTTTGCTCTGATAGCACCTTTGCTGGAGCCGGATTTAGAAGCGGCGGAAAAGCGCCAACGTCGGAAAGAAATCTTAGCCAAGAGTCAAATTTCCTCCCGTACCCTGCGCCGCTACTTACAACTTTACCGCCAGCAGGGTTTAATTGGTCTTATGCCAAAAATCCGGTCTGATAATGGAAGCAGTCGTACTATAAGCCACGAAACAATCGAAGAGGC
Above is a window of Carboxydothermus pertinax DNA encoding:
- a CDS encoding helix-turn-helix domain-containing protein, with the translated sequence MVRLPKESSYQQEIALERFALIAPLLEPDLEAAEKRQRRKEILAKSQISSRTLRRYLQLYRQQGLIGLMPKIRSDNGSSRTISHETIEEA